From Thalassoglobus sp. JC818, the proteins below share one genomic window:
- a CDS encoding AAA family ATPase, with protein MSLTERLGEYVRACFSGIWIETHEHQDALVAIAQLCRQEDWRLATWDIEQGLKVPGAEIEATGNDPLAAIRAVNSLVTPDGTAILVLQNFHRFLQSAEIVQAIAQQIIAGKQNRTILVVLAPVVQLPIELEKLFVVIEHELPDREQLGEIARGIATEDSELPDGPELETVLDAAAGLTRMEAENAFSLSLVRHARVTPDAIWELKTQTLKKSGSLELHRGQEDFSSLGGLSALKSFCKRALLQPSRGDERRRPRGVLLLSPPGCGKSQFCKALGKEVGRPVLILDVGSLMGSLVGQSEERTRQALHIVDAMAPCVLMIDEVEKAFAGVNGNGDSGVSSRMFGTFLGWLNDHSSDVFVVSTANDVSRLPPEFGRSERFDGIFFLDLPGREEKDAIWNIYLTLFEIDRDQRMPNDNDWTGAEIKACCRLSALLDVPLVQAAQNVVPVAMTANESVDRLRTWASGRCLSANQPGIYQSGGTTKQRRRVSRDPSNN; from the coding sequence ATGTCGTTGACTGAACGGCTCGGAGAGTACGTGCGCGCGTGCTTCTCGGGCATCTGGATTGAAACCCACGAGCATCAGGATGCTCTCGTGGCAATCGCGCAGTTGTGTCGTCAGGAAGACTGGCGGCTCGCCACCTGGGACATTGAACAAGGATTGAAAGTCCCCGGCGCGGAGATCGAAGCCACCGGGAACGACCCGTTGGCAGCCATTCGCGCCGTCAACTCGCTGGTCACGCCGGACGGAACGGCGATCCTCGTGCTTCAGAACTTCCACCGCTTCTTGCAATCGGCGGAGATCGTTCAGGCGATCGCTCAGCAGATTATCGCTGGTAAGCAGAACCGGACGATTCTCGTGGTGCTCGCGCCCGTCGTGCAGTTGCCGATCGAACTCGAAAAGCTGTTTGTCGTCATCGAGCATGAGTTGCCCGACCGTGAACAACTTGGCGAGATCGCTCGTGGGATCGCGACCGAAGACTCCGAACTGCCAGACGGCCCAGAGCTGGAAACGGTTCTGGATGCCGCTGCCGGTTTGACTCGGATGGAAGCTGAAAACGCTTTCAGCCTGTCACTGGTTCGGCACGCTCGCGTAACGCCCGACGCAATCTGGGAACTGAAAACTCAGACGCTGAAGAAATCGGGTTCACTCGAACTGCATCGCGGCCAGGAAGACTTCAGCAGCCTCGGTGGATTATCGGCATTGAAGTCGTTCTGCAAGCGGGCACTGCTGCAACCGAGTCGGGGCGATGAACGACGCCGACCGCGAGGTGTGCTGCTGCTGTCACCACCTGGTTGCGGCAAATCGCAGTTCTGCAAAGCCCTCGGGAAGGAAGTTGGCAGGCCCGTGCTGATTCTGGATGTCGGCAGTCTGATGGGATCGCTCGTTGGGCAGTCGGAGGAACGAACGCGGCAGGCGCTGCACATTGTCGATGCGATGGCTCCTTGCGTGCTGATGATCGACGAAGTTGAGAAAGCGTTCGCCGGTGTAAACGGTAACGGTGACTCGGGCGTGTCGTCACGCATGTTCGGGACGTTCCTGGGCTGGCTCAATGATCATTCGTCAGATGTCTTTGTCGTCTCCACTGCCAACGATGTTTCTCGGCTCCCACCCGAGTTCGGACGTAGCGAACGGTTCGATGGCATCTTCTTCCTCGACCTTCCCGGTCGCGAGGAGAAGGACGCCATCTGGAACATCTATCTGACGTTGTTCGAGATCGACCGCGATCAGCGGATGCCCAATGACAACGACTGGACCGGGGCGGAAATCAAAGCCTGTTGCCGCCTGTCGGCACTGCTTGATGTTCCACTCGTTCAAGCCGCCCAGAACGTGGTGCCCGTCGCGATGACGGCCAACGAAAGCGTGGACCGGCTGAGGACATGGGCCAGTGGTCGCTGCCTGTCGGCGAATCAGCCCGGCATCTACCAGTCCGGCGGAACAACGAAGCAACGCCGTCGCGTGAGCCGCGATCCATCCAACAACTGA
- a CDS encoding PD-(D/E)XK nuclease family protein gives MIAVSQQPRAAPVVQRDYVSFSAISTYQQCPLRYYFRYIEGLEEPFVSASLALGGAVHSAVEFHLNELMAGKSPPDHDTLLDVFWDEWKSRAETAEIRFGKKDDLDSIAKTADRIIAAFRDSDIARPTGNIIGVEEELRSQLIPGMPDILGRVDLIAESDQALTITDLKTARTRWSAEQAERSGEQLMLYAALAKDLVPGKPIRLEFAVVTKAAKPNVDTLPVTFNQKRVDRTMSVMQRVWQSIHEGHFYPSPSPMSCPSCPFRSPCDAWSG, from the coding sequence ATGATCGCAGTTTCTCAACAACCACGTGCCGCGCCAGTTGTCCAGCGGGACTATGTCAGCTTCTCGGCGATCAGTACCTACCAGCAATGCCCACTTAGGTATTACTTCCGCTATATCGAAGGTCTTGAGGAACCGTTCGTCTCGGCCAGCCTTGCACTCGGTGGTGCGGTACACAGTGCAGTAGAGTTTCATCTCAACGAACTCATGGCCGGCAAATCACCGCCGGATCATGACACTTTGCTGGATGTTTTCTGGGATGAGTGGAAGTCGCGTGCCGAGACTGCGGAGATCCGATTCGGCAAGAAGGATGATCTCGATTCAATCGCAAAGACTGCTGACCGTATCATCGCCGCATTCCGGGATAGTGACATCGCTAGGCCGACAGGAAACATCATCGGCGTCGAGGAAGAACTCCGTAGCCAACTCATCCCTGGTATGCCCGACATCCTGGGACGCGTCGATTTGATCGCCGAAAGCGACCAGGCCCTCACAATCACTGACCTGAAAACGGCGCGGACACGCTGGTCGGCTGAGCAAGCAGAGAGATCGGGAGAGCAGCTGATGCTCTACGCCGCACTCGCGAAAGACCTCGTGCCGGGCAAACCGATCAGGCTGGAGTTTGCCGTCGTGACCAAAGCAGCCAAACCAAACGTCGACACGTTGCCAGTTACTTTCAATCAGAAACGAGTTGACCGCACGATGTCGGTGATGCAGCGAGTCTGGCAGTCCATCCACGAAGGACATTTCTATCCATCTCCATCACCAATGTCCTGTCCCAGCTGTCCATTTCGCAGCCCCTGCGATGCGTGGTCGGGGTAG
- a CDS encoding MerR family transcriptional regulator yields MADVTSRDIMQAADISNVATLVRWHGKEGLIPPPDVRTHPNGRGKMAYWPEWVLERCLRIKQLRKEGRSLAEIRQLLGDDWKKAEREHQRRYVFSEVSHRMDVRAAQSNLQQAVEQFLTTWIKERRAANIKSSVQTITVEVMQRAIELMEQGVNPVLIVTADNILVTADFAVSVQLASFDSIEDAFMVIPIWRELSAYAAHIATLPECPAVQPISRVKASVNAGSKERLVCVMSSWDFEMEAPKVRRKSKKD; encoded by the coding sequence ATGGCGGACGTAACATCACGAGACATCATGCAAGCGGCAGATATTTCCAACGTGGCAACACTCGTTCGTTGGCATGGAAAGGAAGGTCTGATCCCGCCACCGGATGTGCGCACTCATCCGAACGGGCGAGGGAAAATGGCGTACTGGCCCGAGTGGGTGCTTGAGCGCTGCTTGCGTATCAAGCAGCTACGCAAAGAAGGGAGAAGCCTTGCTGAGATTCGTCAGTTACTTGGGGACGACTGGAAGAAGGCAGAACGCGAGCATCAGCGACGGTACGTGTTCTCCGAAGTTAGCCACCGCATGGACGTTCGAGCCGCCCAGTCCAACTTGCAACAGGCTGTTGAACAATTCCTGACAACGTGGATCAAGGAACGTCGGGCTGCGAACATAAAGAGTTCTGTCCAAACCATCACCGTTGAAGTGATGCAGCGAGCGATTGAGCTGATGGAACAGGGGGTCAATCCCGTTCTCATCGTGACAGCCGACAACATTCTGGTGACGGCTGACTTTGCCGTCAGCGTACAACTCGCCTCATTCGACTCCATAGAAGACGCATTCATGGTAATCCCGATTTGGCGCGAGCTGTCAGCGTACGCAGCGCACATCGCCACGTTGCCCGAATGCCCAGCGGTGCAGCCAATTTCCCGAGTGAAGGCATCAGTCAACGCGGGTTCAAAAGAACGATTGGTATGCGTCATGTCCTCGTGGGACTTTGAGATGGAAGCTCCCAAAGTGCGGCGCAAGAGCAAGAAAGATTAG
- a CDS encoding ParB/RepB/Spo0J family partition protein, whose translation MSSKRKVELVELDRLQQHPRQHEFFTAPSHVQLDELAADLKQRGQQEPIHITPDGIIIRGHRRVAAAKRLGWKELNAIVRHDLSDPHNAETVAELINDNIKRQQLDDLALARCYRELKRSGRVGDEGTGDVRDQLAAHLNCGKSGRSLDRLERLLQLPRDIQDLISTRQLNKDQGEKILRLPKKRQQEVFEALRTAENIPDVLRCFGIIKSNKPRTPTELGEELLGFFDRNLPSVRTNIESLDRLQVRGRDVVELLDEATKFMTDWTQRKRELKQQDIKQIQSTVKRRSKLDNLSGNAR comes from the coding sequence ATGAGCAGTAAACGGAAAGTCGAATTAGTTGAGCTGGATCGACTTCAGCAACATCCGCGTCAGCACGAGTTCTTCACGGCCCCAAGCCATGTCCAACTTGACGAACTGGCCGCAGACCTCAAACAGCGCGGTCAGCAGGAGCCGATCCACATCACACCTGACGGGATTATCATCCGTGGGCACCGCCGGGTCGCGGCTGCGAAGCGGTTGGGCTGGAAAGAGCTGAATGCCATCGTCAGGCATGACCTCAGCGATCCACACAATGCGGAAACTGTCGCTGAACTCATCAATGACAACATCAAGAGGCAGCAGCTCGATGATCTGGCCCTTGCCCGGTGCTACCGGGAACTCAAACGATCAGGACGAGTGGGAGACGAAGGAACCGGCGATGTTCGAGATCAGTTGGCCGCTCACCTGAACTGTGGCAAATCAGGGCGCTCGCTCGATCGCCTCGAACGGTTGCTTCAACTCCCGCGAGACATCCAGGACCTGATCTCAACTAGGCAACTCAACAAGGATCAGGGTGAGAAGATTCTTCGGCTACCGAAAAAACGTCAGCAGGAGGTCTTCGAGGCTCTCCGAACAGCTGAAAACATTCCCGACGTGCTCCGCTGCTTTGGGATCATCAAATCTAATAAGCCCCGGACTCCGACCGAACTCGGAGAAGAACTTCTGGGGTTTTTCGACCGGAACCTGCCATCGGTCCGCACCAACATTGAATCTCTCGACCGATTGCAGGTGCGAGGTCGGGACGTGGTTGAACTGCTCGATGAAGCCACCAAGTTCATGACGGATTGGACGCAACGCAAGCGTGAGTTGAAGCAACAGGACATCAAGCAAATTCAGTCAACAGTGAAACGCCGCTCTAAGCTGGACAATTTGTCCGGCAACGCGCGGTAA
- a CDS encoding reverse transcriptase domain-containing protein, with the protein MTTESGNPALAYARHRLPKGRRSRTNARDRWFASESAGYYVKNPANFKISKFAAADNLYLAFKLLEEDGGHGAGTDGFRPEHFSEHELRPILRKVSETLIDGSYQPYEPKICTVAKNTGGTRDLALFRFMDRTVAKALLNCLKPFWNERMIALSPRQIFARLHWTIQEQRRYVFATDDIRQCFDYARLDDVMAWHRHHIQKQRLLEVIQRIIRGNDSLGTGIGLPQGSPYSPTAMDLLLHHVLDLVMADRARNTPSFRYVDNLAYLCSDVSEGVRTLSLASEVLETASFQLKGEDGQPQDLRDPEHNKVFLGLIPRWQNALLTFSIPESAFETLTIGLQVANEAPFPAENALRRCTGWLQAQGPALMRNVEREVVDRVVEMARHAGFRNVTHKSMLEVAARARSSWHQELEEAR; encoded by the coding sequence ATGACAACGGAAAGTGGAAATCCGGCCCTCGCCTACGCACGCCACCGCCTGCCGAAAGGACGCCGCTCGCGAACCAATGCACGTGACCGATGGTTTGCCTCCGAGAGCGCCGGGTACTACGTCAAGAATCCCGCCAATTTCAAAATCTCTAAGTTCGCAGCGGCGGACAACCTTTACCTCGCGTTCAAACTACTCGAAGAAGATGGCGGCCACGGTGCTGGCACCGATGGGTTTCGCCCTGAGCACTTCTCGGAGCACGAACTCCGGCCGATTCTTCGGAAAGTCTCAGAAACGCTCATTGACGGCAGCTACCAACCTTACGAACCGAAGATTTGCACTGTTGCCAAGAATACTGGTGGCACAAGAGACCTTGCGCTGTTTCGGTTCATGGACCGCACTGTGGCCAAAGCGCTGCTGAATTGCCTCAAGCCATTCTGGAATGAACGGATGATCGCCCTCAGTCCCCGGCAAATCTTTGCCAGATTGCACTGGACGATCCAGGAACAGCGCCGCTACGTGTTTGCCACAGACGACATCAGACAGTGTTTCGACTACGCGCGGCTCGACGACGTGATGGCATGGCATCGACATCACATTCAGAAGCAGCGTTTATTGGAAGTCATTCAACGAATCATCCGGGGGAACGATTCCCTCGGCACTGGGATCGGGTTACCCCAAGGATCGCCGTATAGCCCGACCGCGATGGACTTGTTACTCCATCACGTTCTCGACCTGGTCATGGCCGACCGGGCGAGAAACACGCCGAGTTTCAGATATGTGGACAATCTCGCGTATCTATGCTCGGACGTAAGTGAGGGCGTCAGAACCCTCTCACTGGCAAGTGAGGTTCTCGAAACAGCTAGCTTCCAACTGAAAGGGGAAGATGGCCAACCACAGGACCTCAGAGACCCAGAACACAACAAGGTGTTCCTGGGACTGATACCGCGCTGGCAGAATGCTCTCCTGACCTTCTCCATACCGGAATCTGCCTTCGAGACTCTGACCATTGGACTTCAGGTTGCCAATGAAGCGCCATTTCCAGCGGAGAATGCACTTCGACGCTGTACTGGTTGGCTTCAGGCACAAGGGCCTGCTCTCATGAGAAACGTAGAACGAGAAGTTGTTGATCGAGTGGTTGAGATGGCGCGCCATGCCGGTTTCCGCAACGTCACTCACAAGAGCATGCTCGAAGTAGCTGCTCGTGCGAGGAGTTCGTGGCACCAAGAACTGGAGGAAGCTCGCTGA